A region of Apus apus isolate bApuApu2 chromosome 14, bApuApu2.pri.cur, whole genome shotgun sequence DNA encodes the following proteins:
- the PEMT gene encoding phosphatidylethanolamine N-methyltransferase isoform X2, producing the protein MAQLFGYVDMTDSGFLVAVLSIAFNPLFWNVVARWEHRTRALSRAFGSPRAACYCLGTVILVLNGVRSHCFTEAMKSQPKLGGLDCLWAYYLGLAVLAVGTLFVISSFLALGFIGTFLGDYFGILMEAKVTSFPFSVLDNPMYWGSTAVYLGWSLIHASPAGLLLTAVVAISYTIAVLYEGPFTEEIYRQKQKGRKNK; encoded by the exons ATGGCACAGCTCTTTGGCTACGTGGACATGACTGACTCTGGCTTCCTTGTGGCTGTCCTCTCCATCGCCTTCAACCCGCTCTTCTGGAACGTG GTAGCCAGATGGGAGCACAGAACGCGAGCGCTCAGCCGAGCCTTCGGCTCTCCCCGTGCTGCCTGCTACTGCCTGGGCACTGTTATCCTGGTGCTCAACGGTGTGAGGAGCCACTG CTTCACAGAAGCCATGAAGAGCCAGCCAAAGCTGGGGGGCTTGGACTGCCTCTGGGCGTATTACTTGGGCTTGGCCGTCTTGGCTGTAGGGACCTTGTTTGTAATCTCCAGCTTCTTAGCACTGGGATTCATCGGGACATTCCTAG GTGATTATTTTGGCATCCTGATGGAGGCAAAAGTGACCAGCTTCCCCTTCAGTGTCCTGGATAATCCCATGTACTGGGGCAGCACAGCTGTCTACCTGGGCTGGTCCCTCAT CCATGCAAGCCCAGCTGGCCTGTTGCTGACAGCTGTAGTGGCAATTTCCTACACAATCGCAGTGCTGTATGAGGG GCCTTTCACAGAGGAAATATATCGGCAGAAGCAGAAGGGACGGAAGAACAAGTAG
- the RASD1 gene encoding dexamethasone-induced Ras-related protein 1, translating to MKLAAMIKKMCPSEAELSIPAKNCYRMVILGSSKVGKTAIVSRFLTGRFEEQYTPTIEDFHRKFYSIRGEVYQLDILDTSGNHPFPAMRRLSILTGDVFILVFSLDNRDSFEEVQRLKQQILETKSCLKNKTKENIEVPLVICGNKGDRDFYREVQPREIEQLVGGDPKKCAYFEISAKKNSSLDQMFQALFAMAKLPSEMSPDLHRKVSVQYCDILHKKALKGKKLLKEGGRGSTEEAYGIVAPFARRPSVHSDLMYIREKAIGGGHGKEKDRCVIS from the exons ATGAAACTGGCAGCGATGATCAAGAAGATGTGTCCCAGCGAGGCCGAGCTGAGCATCCCCGCCAAGAACTGCTACCGCATGGTCATCCTGGGCTCCTCCAAGGTGGGCAAGACAGCCATCGTCTCGCGCTTCCTCACCGGCCGCTTCGAGGAGCAGTACACACCCACCATCGAGGACTTCCACCGCAAGTTCTACAGCATCCGTGGCGAGGTCTACCAGCTTGACATCCTGGACACCTCGGGCAACCACCCCTTCCCAGCCATGCGCCGTCTCTCCATCCTCACAG GAGACGTGTTCATCCTTGTATTCAGCCTGGACAACCGAGACTCCTTTGAGGAGGTGCAGCGCCTGAAGCAGCAAATCCTGGAGACCAAGTCGTGCctgaagaacaaaaccaaggaGAACATAGAGGTGCCCCTGGTCATCTGTGGCAACAAGGGCGACCGGGACTTTTACCGAGAGGTGCAACCCCGAGAGATAGAGCAGCTGGTGGGAGGGGACCCCAAAAAATGTGCCTACTTCGAGATCTCAGCCAAGAAGAACAGCAGCCTGGACCAGATGTTCCAAGCGCTCTTTGCCATGGCCAAGCTGCCCAGCGAGATGAGCCCCGACCTGCACCGCAAGGTCTCAGTCCAGTACTGTGACATCCTGCACAAGAAGGCACTGAAAGgcaagaagctgctgaaggagggAGGCCGGGGCAGCACGGAGGAGGCCTATGGCATCGTGGCCCCCTTCGCCCGGCGACCCAGCGTCCACAGCGACCTCATGTACATCCGGGAGAAGGCCATCGGTGGTGGGCATGGCAAGGAGAAGGACCGCTGTGTGATCAGCTAG